In Bradyrhizobium sp. 195, the sequence GTCCGAGCACATGAAGGATCTCGCCAAGCGCTTCTACATGCTGCTCTACGTGTTCCTCAAGCGCCGCTACAAGCATGTCGAGATCGTTTTCATCCGCCACACCGACCGCGCCGAGGAGGTCGACGAGCAGACCTTCTTCTACGGCCCGGCCTCGGGCGGCACGCTGGTCTCCAGCGCGCTGCAGGCGATGCACGAGATCGTGCGCGAGCGTTTCAACCCGTCGGACTGGAACATCTATGCCGCGCAAGCCTCCGACGGCGACAATTCCTATTCCGACGGCGAGCTTACGGGCATGCTGCTGACCGACAAGATCCTGCCGGTCTGCCAGTTCTTTGCCTATCTCGAGGTCGGGGAATCAGGCGGCAGCGCCTTCGATCTCTCCGACTCCTCGCTGTGGACTCTCTATGAGCGCCTGCGCAACAGCGGCGCACCGCTCTCGATGCGCAAGGTCTCGGAACGCAGCGAGATCTTTCCGGTGTTCCACGATTTGTTTCAGCGTCGCGAAACTGCCCAGGAGAAGGCCGCTCCATGACGGAACGATTGTTCGAAGGCGCGGATTGGGATTTCCACACCCTGCAGCGCATCACCGATGCCTGCGAGGAGGTGGCGCTGAAAGATCTCGGGCTCGACGTCTATCCGAACCAGATCGAGGTGATTACCGCCGAGCAGATGCTGGATGCGTATTCGTCGGTCGGCATGCCGCTGTTCTACAAGCACTGGTCGTTCGGCAAGCATTTTGCGTACCACGAGGCGTCCTATCGCAAGGGCCTGATGGGCCTCGCCTATGAGATCGTGATCAACTCCTCGCCTTGCATCTCCTATCTGATGGAGGAGAACACGGCGACGATGCAGACGCTGGTGATCGCCCACGCCGCCTTTGGCCACAACCACTTCTTCAAGAACAATTATCTGTTCAAGCAGTGGACCGACGCCGACGGCATCCTGGATTATCTCGACTTCGCCAAGACGTATGTCATGCAGTGCGAGGAGCGCTACGGCCGCATCGACGTCGAGCGCACGCTGGATGCCGCGCACGCGCTGATGTCGCACGGCATCGACCGCTATCCCGGCAAGAAGAAGCTGGATCTGCGCGCCGAGGAGAAGCGGGCAGGGCGCCGCCGTCAGCACGAGGAGGAGGTCTTCAACGACCTCTGGCGCACCGTGCCCAAGGGCGCTGCCAAAAGCCGGACGGCACTCAGCATCGAGCGCCGCCGCAAGCTGCTCGGCCTGCCGCAGGAAAACTTGCTCTACTTCTTGGAGAAGAGTGCGCCGCGCCTGGCACCGTGGCAGCGCGAGCTGCTGCGCATCGTCCGCCACATCGCGCAATATTTCTATCCGCAGAGCCAGACCAAGGTGATGAACGAGGGGACGGCCACCTACGTCCACTATCGCATCATGACCAAGCTGCATCAGCAGGGCCGCATCAGCGACGGCAATTTCCTCGAATTCCTGGGATCGCACACCAACGTGGTGTTCCAGCCCGAATTCGACGATCAGCGCTTCTCCGGCTTCAATCCCTATGCGCTCGGCTTTGCCGTGATGCAGGATATCGAGCGCATCGTCACCCGACCGGAAGATGAGGACCGCGAGTGGTTCCCTGACATTGCCGGCAAGAACGACGTGATGGGCGTGCTGCGCGACGTCTGGGCCAACTATCGCGACGAAAGCTTCATCGCGCAGTTCCTGAGCCCGAAGCTGATGCGGCACTTCCGCATGTTCCACCTGCATGACGATCCCGAGGAGCGCGCCGGTATCCGGGTCGATGCCATCCATGACGAGCGCGGTTTCCGCCGCGTGCGGCGCGAGCTGGCGCGGCAGCACGATGTCGGCTTCATCGACGCCAATATCGAGGTGGTCGACGTCGATCTCTCCGGCGACCGCCGCCTGATCCTGCATCACCACGTCATCAAGGGCTCGCAGCTCAACGAGACCGATGCCAAGCGGGTGCTGCAGCATCTGGCCGATCTCTGGACCTACGACGTCTCGCTGATCGAGGTCGATGCCAACGACAAGGTCATGCGCGAGTACGTCGTGAGCCCGCGCCCGATCCCCGCGGCGGTGGCGTGAGGGCGGTCGGCCACACACACAGAAGCGCGTTGATGTGCGCTCGCCCCTTGTGGGAGAGGGCCGCGACGCCGGCAGATACAAGCTCGTTTGGGTGAGGGGTATCTCTCCGCACCGTGCCTCGTCGATGGAGACCCCTCATCCGGCGCTTCGCGCCACCTTCTCCCACAAGGGGCGAAGGAAGGCGTTCGAGGCTGCACAAAGATCTCTCTACGCCGATCGCTTCTTCGCCGGTTTCTTCTTCAGCATATTCAGCTCGACCGCCGCGCGGATCAGCGCCTTCAGCGCCTTCTCGTTGATCTTCTCGCCCTCGCGAATGTCGATCGCGCGGCGCACATTTCCGTCGAGGCTGGAATTGAACAGGCCGGCCGGATCCTCCAGCGCCGCGCCCTTGGCGAAGGTCATCTTCACCACCGCCTTGTAGGTCTCGCCGGTGCAGATGATGCCGTCGTGCTCCCATACGGGAACGCCGCGCCATTTCCACTCCTCGACGACATCAGGGTCGGCCTGCTTGATCAGGCCGCGAATCCGTCCCAGCATCTCGCCGCGCCAATCGCCGAGCTCCTTGATCCTGCCGTCGATCATTTTGGAGGGAGACGGCCCATTCGCGTCCTTTGCGCCGCTCTTCTTCGCCATCGCCTTCTTCACGAGCTTGCCTCACTGCGCACGCCGTCGCGCTGGTCGAGATAGGGCAGCGCGAACAGATAGAGCCCGGTCGCGAGCAGCGGGATCAGCGGCACCAGCGCCAGGAAACCGATCCAGACGGCCTGGACCTGCATGGTCATCGCCACGATGTTGGCGATGACCGCGAGCGTGAAAGCCATCGACAGCCAGCGATGAATCTGCCGAACCCACATATGCGTGCTCACTAGAGACCTCCTTTGAGATTGATCGGAATGGACGCCGGCGGAGCTAGTCAGCGCGCGCCAGCACCTCGTCCAGCTTGTTGAAGAACTGCTTCCAGCCGGCATGCGCGCCGCCATAGGCCTGCTTCTGCGTCGGGCCGAAGCCCGCCTGCTCGACGCGCAAATGCGTGCCCGCGCTCGTCGGCGTGAGCGTGAAGGTCACGACGCTTTTGAGGTCGAAGGCGGAATCCTCATGCGAGAAATTCCAGGTATAGGCGAGGCTCTTCTGCGGCTCGATGGTGAGCACCTCGCAGTCCAGCACGCCGCCCCATTCGCCGCGCAGATTGAAACGATGACCGACTGATGGCTTGAAGTCGTTCTTCATCAGCCATTCCTCGATCAGATGCGGCTGCGTCAGCGCGCGCCAGAGCCGCTCGGGCGGAAAGGCAAATTCGCGCTCGACGACCACGGAGCGCGTCTGGCTTGAGGCTTCAGTCATTGGTCCATCCTCTTCAGGAGATCGTCGAGCGCGTCGAGCCGCCGCTGCCAGAAGCCGGCCATCTGGCTGGTCCAGTCGATCAGCGGATCGAGCGCGCCGGGCAGTGCGCTGTAATGAGTCTGCCGTCCTTCATGGCGGTCACGTACGAGGCCGGCCTGCTTCAGCGCGCCGAGATGTTTCGAAACCGCAGGCTGTGAAACGCCCGATAGCGCCGTCAGTGCCCCGACCGTCTGCTCGCCCTCGCGGCACAGCCGCTCGAAAATCGCCCGCCTTGTGGGGTCGGCGAGCGTCCTGAACAGGAGATCGGGGGCGGGGGACATGGAGATCCATAACCAGGAAGTTATGGATTACTCATAACCGTAGAGTTATGGGTGAGTCAAGCGGGATTGGAAGGTGAGGCGCTCGCTGTCGCTCCGTCATTGCGAGCGCAGCGAAGCAATCCAGACTTCGTCCTCAGAGGCAGTCTGGATTGCTTCGTCGCAAGGGCTCCTCGCAATGACGGAGAATGTGGCACCGCCATGCGCACTGCTACGGCCGCAGATACAAAAACCCCTGCGACTGCAGCTCCACGAGGCGGACCACGCCGCCTTTCTCAGCATTGACAAAGCCGGGCAGCAGATCCGTCAGCGTGACGTTCTGCGCCTTCATCGTGTTGCCGCAAGCGGCGAGCTCGACGCCGCCCTTGGAGAATTCGCCGACCCGCTTGCTGACATCGGTTGGCCTGCGCCCCGTGGAATGCCTTCAGCGCGGGACCGTGGATCACGAGCGCGAGCGTGACGTGCTCGGGGCCGCCGACGCCGTCGATGTGGTTCTGGATGTTGCCGAGCACGAAATTGACCTTCTCGGCATCGCTGAGGTGATAGACGACCTTCAGCTTGTTGCCCGCGCCGGCTTCGGTGGCGGCCCGTGCACGCGAGGCGCCAAAGGCTGCGCCGAAAGCCGAAATGGCGCTCCATAAGATGTTCCGGCGATTCATGGCGACCTCCTTCGACTGATCCCAGTTCGCCGGACAGATATCATTTGTGGCGCAGCGCTGCGAGTTCCTTGCGGTCGGTGACCAGCGAGGCGCATTCGCTATTGTCGGTGCGGTCGAGGCGGAAAATCTTGTCATCGGCGCCGGCCACCAGCGATTGCTCGGCATCGTCGTCCGGCTTGTTGTTCTGCCAGACCCGCACCCGTTCGAGCCGCACGATCGCCGACTTGTCGTCCTTCGACAGCGCAACGCCGATGCCGCCGCCCTCGCAGTCGACGCCGCAGCCGAGACGAACCTCGCTGCCGTTCCTGGTGAACACGGCGTGGTTGCACGAGCCGCTGGAGTCGAAATCGCCGCTGCGGTGACGGTACCTGAAGCCGAGACGGAAGGAGTTGTGCAGCTCCTTGTCCTCCTTGTCGACCTCCGCGGAGATCAGCAGCTTCATCGCGGCGACCTTCTGCTTCGGGTGCCGCGCCAGATGATCGGCATCGTAGCGTCGGACGAAGCAGGCGTAGGCCTCGTTGCCGGGCGCGCCCGAATACATGCGCGTATTGAAGGTTTCGGCTTCGGCCTTGCTGGCCTCACGAATGTCATCGCCTTCCTCGGCCACGGCGGCGCTGGTCAGCGCAGCCAAAATGAAGGCAGCAAAGAGGGAGAGCTTCATGACGGCCTCGAGCGCGTGTCGATTTCTATCGCAGCAGGATAGAGCTGCTATCTGTTAGACGCAGGCGCGGTGCCCCGCGTTCAACCGTCCCAATCGCTCCTGCGGCCACCGCGATGCCGACTCGGGCCAGTGGTTTTCAGGCCAGAGCCTTAGTCACAGAGGGGATCAAGAAGGTTCAAGCGGTGGGGCGCCTTCGTTCCTCGGAACCCGATGCCGCCCGATGCTCTGACATTGTCTCGGTTCGTCAATGTGATAGCCTTCACAGACGACCGCCTTTGGCAGTCGTAAGCTGGGGCTGCCTTGTCAGTATGTGGAGTCCCCCGCGATGGGCGAAATTCGCAACTTCAAATCCGGCAATCAGGACGGGCCGCCTCCACACGGTCCTATGCCTCGTCGTCTCGCTGCGATCATTGTCGGTGACATCGTTTCCTACAGCCGCCTGATGCAGGCCGACGAGGAGGGGACGCATGTCCGCGTCAAGCGGATCGAGCGGGATCTCATTCAGCCCAGCATCGTCGAGCACCATGGTGCTCTGGTGAAGACAACGGGCGATGGTTTCATTGCCATTTTCGATAGTCCTGTCGAGGCCGTTCGATGCAGCATCGTCATCCAGCAGAACTTGATCGGCCGCAACGCCTCGCTTCCGAAGCATTCGCGGCTCGAATACCGAATTGGCGTCAATCTCGGCGACGTGATCGTGGAGCCGGACGATGTCTACGGCGACGGCGTCAACATCGCGACACGCATTGAGGGCATTGCCGAGCCCGGTCAGGTCTACATCTCGGGCGCGATCTACGAGCAGATCAAGCATAAGGTGGTATGCGGCTATGAGTCGCTCGGCGACCGCAAAGTCAAGAACATCACCGATCCTGTGCGCGTCTATCGCGTGCTGCCGGACGCGGATGCCGTCGGCAAAACCAGGAGCCGGCGTGAGAATGCCCTGATCTTTCTGCTGTCCATCACAGTGATGATGATGGCCGCGGGCGTGCTCTGGTATTTGCTGGCGCAGCCCGGCAGGATGGGAGAGCAGGCCGCCGCGCCAGCCGCTTCTCCAGCTGCCTCTCCTGCCGCTTCTCCAGCTGCCGCTACTGCCGCTTCACCGAGCCCGCGGCCGCTGCCAAGCGAGGCGGCGACGCAGACGCCGCAACCATCTCCGTCACTGGCTTCGTCGCCTTCGCCGCCGGCGCCCAGCCCATCGGCGGCGCCGCCTCCCGAACCCGAGATGATCGCCATTCGCGGCGGCAGTTTCGCGATGGGAAGCAATGATGATCCGACCGAGCGACCTGTCCACCAGGTCACGATCAAGCCGTTCTCGATCGGAAAATATCCGGTCACCGTGCGGGAATGGAACGAATGCGCAGCTGCAAAGGGGTGCGGATTCACGGCCACCGGCAAGGACAATGCCCCGGTCAGCAATGTGAGCTGGGCCGACGCGCAGCAATATGTCGTCTGGCTCGCGCAGGCGGTGAAGAAGCCCTACCGGCTTCCGAGCGAAGCCGAATGGGAATATGCGGCGCGCGGCGGAACGCAGAGCAAGTACTGGTGGGGCGACAAGCTCCAACCGGGCATGGCCGGTTGCAAGGATTGCGGTGATCTTGCGGCCGAGCAGCCGGCCAAGGTCGGCAGCTTCAAGCCTAATCCATTCGGGCTCTATGACATGGGCGGCGGTATCGACCAGTGGGTCGAGGACTGCTGGCACAGGACTTATCAGGGGGCGCCGACCGACGGCTCGGCGCGGACCGGCAGCGACTGCTCCTCGCACGTCCTCCGTTCGGGCTCTTGGAAAAACGATTCGAGATATGTGCGGCCGTCCAATCGCGATGGTTACGACACCAATGTCCGTTATCCCACGCACGGATTCCGTGTCGCGCTCGGTCCTTGAGTGCTGGAGTAGACTTGATGAGGATCATTTCCTGTGCGGCGCTGGCGGCCGCAATTGCATTGCATTCGGGCGCGGCCAACTCGCAAGGCAAGACCGCACCGAAGGACGCGAAGCTCTATTTCATCACGCCGCATGACGGGCAGAAAGTTCGCGGTGGATTCTGGGTCCGGTTCGGCTTGCGCAACATGGGCGTGACGCATGCCGGCGACGAGTACCAGAATGCCGGTCATCACCATCTCTTGGTCGACGTCAACGAGCCCATCGATTCCAAGGAGCCGATCCCGCAGGACAAGTCGCACCTGCATTTCGGGGCGGGGCAGACTGAAACCCTCCTCGAGCTTCCGCCCGGCACGCACACGCTCCAGCTTGTGCTGGGCGATGCGAAGCACTATCCGTTCGAGCCGCCTGTCGTGTCGGACAAGATCACGGTACGCGTCAGACCGCCGGCTTCGGCACGGAAGTAAACGATCAGCGCAGGCTGGCGTTGATCTTGTCCAGCACTGCCGAGCCCGGGCAGAGCGTGTCCGCCTCCAGCGTGTTCAGTGGCGTCTCGACCGTGTTGAGATGCTCGTGCAGATCTTCCGCGTCCGGGTCGACATAGAGCAGCCCGGTGACGATCTGCCCCTTGGCGGCGTGCCTTGCGAGGAAGGTCTGGGCCCCGAGCCGGTCGTGCGGATCGTAATCCGCGTCGATCTTGCGCAGGGCGATCTTGCTGCCGTCGTGCTGCTCCACCATTTGCACCGTGCCCGGCGCGTAATCCACGGCGATCGGGTCGCGGCCGACCAGCACGTCGAGCCGGTTCACGGCGTCGTTGTGCTCGCGGACATAGTCGAAGCTCTTGGTCGAGCCGGCGTGGTTGTTGAAGGCGATGCAGGGACTGATGACGTCGATGAAGGACGCGCCCTTGTGGCGGATCGCGGCCGCGATCAGCGGCACCAACTGGGTCTTGTCGCCGGAGAAGGAGCGCGCGACGAAGGTGGCGCCGAGTTGCAGCGCGATCGCGACGAGGTCGATGGCGTTGTCGGTGTTGGTGACGCCCTTCTTGGACTTCGAGCCGCGGTCGGCGGTCGCCGAAAACTGGCCCTTGGTCAGGCCGTAGACGCCATTGTTCTCGACGATATAAGTCATGTTGACGCCGCGCCGGATCGAATGCGCGAACTGGCCGAAGCCGATCGATGCTGAATCGCCGTCGCCGGAAACGCCGAGATAGATCAAATCGCGGTTGGCGAGATTGGCGCCGGTCAGCACGCTGGGCATGCGGCCGTGCACGGAATTGAAGCCGTGCGAATTGCCGAGGAAATAGTCCGGCGTCTTCGACGAGCAGCCGATGCCGGAGATCTTCGCCACCCGGTGCGGCTCGATCGAGAGCTCGTAGCAGGCCTCGATGATCGAGGCCGTGATCGAATCGTGGCCGCACCCGGCGCACAACGTCGAGATCTTGCCTTCGTAATCGCGGTGGGTGTAGCCGAGCTCGTTCTTCTTCAGGCTCGGATGATGGAATTTCGGCTTTGCGATGTAGGTCATGACACGGCCTTGCGGAGCGGGGTCACCTTGAGGTGATCCTGATGGTCGCCAATGGCTTTTGCGATGAAACGGGCGGTGATCGGCGAGCCGTCATAATGCACGATCGGCACGAGGCGGACGGGATCGATGCCGTTCTCGTTGACGATGAGCTGGCGGAGCTGGCTGTCGCGGTTCTGCTCGACCACGTAGACGAAGTCGTGCTCGGCGAGGAAGCTCGCCACGCTCGAATGGAACGGGAAGGCGCGGATGCGCATCCGGTCGAGCTGATGTCCGCGTGCCTCCAACAGGCCGATCGCCTCGTCCATCGCCGGCGAGGTCGAGCCGAAATAGATCACGCCATATTTGGTCGGCCGCTCCGCATTGGCCTGCAGCGGCCGCGGCACCAGATCCTGCGCCGTCTCGAACTTGCGCATCAAGCGCTGCATGTTGTCGGCGTAGACGGGGCCTTCCTCGGAGTAACGCGCATAGCGGTCACGCGAGGTGCCGCGGGTAAAATAGGAGCCCTTGGTCGCGTGCGTGCCGGGATAGGTTCGGTACGGAATGCCGTCGCCGTCGACGTCGAGATAGCGGCCGAAGTCGCGTCCCTCTTCCAGCATCTCCGCGGTCATCACCTTGCCGCGGTCGTACTGCTTGGCATCATCCCACTTCAGCGGGCGACAGAGCCGATGGTTCATGCCGATGTCGAGGTCGAGCATCAGGAAGATCGTGGTCTGCAGCCGCTCGGCGAGATCGAAGGCGGCGGCCGCGAATTCGAAGGCCTCGGCAGGATCTTCGGGGAACAGCAGCACATGCTTGGTGTCGCCGTGCGAAGCATAGGCGCAGGCGATGATGTCGCATTGCTGGGTGCGGGTCGGCATGCCCGTCGAGGGGCCGGCGCGCTGGATGTTCATGATCACGGCCGGGATCTCGGCAAAGTACGAGAGCCCGATGAACTCGGTCATCAGGGAGATGCCGGGGCCGGAGGTCGCGGTGAAGGCGCGTGCGCCGTTCCAGGACGCGCCGATCACGATGCCGATCGAGGCCAGCTCGTCCTCGCCCTGCACGATGGCGTATTTGGCTTTGCCCGTCTCCGGATCGTGCCGGTACTTCTTGCAATGGGCGGTGAAAGCCTCCGCCACGGATGAGGACGGCGTGATCGGATACCAGGCACAGACGGTGGCGCCGCCATAGACCGCGCCGAGCGCGGCGGCGCTGTTGCCCTCGATGAAGATGCGGTCGCCGACCTTGTCGGACTTCTTGACCCGTAGCCCAATCGGGCATTTCAGGTTTTGCAGCGCCCAGTCGCGGCCGAGATGCAGCGCGTGGACGTTGGAGGAAAGCAGTTTCTCCTTGCCCTTGTACTGCTCGCCGATCAGTTGCTCGATCAGCTTCGGGTCCATGTCGAGCAGCGCCGAGAGCGCGCCGAGATAGATGATGTTCTTGAACAGCTGGCGCTGGCGCGGATCGGTATAGGTCGAGTTGGTGATGGCGGTTAAGGGCACCCCGATCACGGTGATGTCGTCGCGGAATTTCGTCGACGGCATCGGCTTGGTGGAATCGTAGAACAGATAGCCGCCCGGCTCGATGCCGGCGACGTCCTTATCCCAGGTCTGCGGGTTCATGGCGACCATCATGTCGACGCCGCCGCGGGCGCCGAGATGGCCGTCTTCGGTGACCCGCACCTCGTACCAGGTCGGCAGGCCCTGGATGTTGGAGGGGAAGATGTTGCGCGGAGACACCGGAACGCCGTGGCGCAGGATCGCGCGCGCGAACATCTCGTTGGCGCTGGCCGAACCCGAGCCGTTGACGTTGGCGAAGCGGACGACGAAGTCGTTTACGCTGCTGAGCGGCTTCTTGTCGGGCATGTCGAACCTGCGTGGGTCATCTCGATGAAATATTTCTGCATGTCCCAGGCGCCGGTGGGACAACGCTCGGCGCACAGCCCGCAATGCAGGCAGACGTCCTCGTCCTTCACCATCACGCGCCCGGTCTTGAGATCCGAGGAGACGTAGAGATCC encodes:
- a CDS encoding SpoVR family protein, whose translation is MTERLFEGADWDFHTLQRITDACEEVALKDLGLDVYPNQIEVITAEQMLDAYSSVGMPLFYKHWSFGKHFAYHEASYRKGLMGLAYEIVINSSPCISYLMEENTATMQTLVIAHAAFGHNHFFKNNYLFKQWTDADGILDYLDFAKTYVMQCEERYGRIDVERTLDAAHALMSHGIDRYPGKKKLDLRAEEKRAGRRRQHEEEVFNDLWRTVPKGAAKSRTALSIERRRKLLGLPQENLLYFLEKSAPRLAPWQRELLRIVRHIAQYFYPQSQTKVMNEGTATYVHYRIMTKLHQQGRISDGNFLEFLGSHTNVVFQPEFDDQRFSGFNPYALGFAVMQDIERIVTRPEDEDREWFPDIAGKNDVMGVLRDVWANYRDESFIAQFLSPKLMRHFRMFHLHDDPEERAGIRVDAIHDERGFRRVRRELARQHDVGFIDANIEVVDVDLSGDRRLILHHHVIKGSQLNETDAKRVLQHLADLWTYDVSLIEVDANDKVMREYVVSPRPIPAAVA
- a CDS encoding DUF1801 domain-containing protein; the protein is MKKAMAKKSGAKDANGPSPSKMIDGRIKELGDWRGEMLGRIRGLIKQADPDVVEEWKWRGVPVWEHDGIICTGETYKAVVKMTFAKGAALEDPAGLFNSSLDGNVRRAIDIREGEKINEKALKALIRAAVELNMLKKKPAKKRSA
- a CDS encoding SRPBCC family protein, producing the protein MTEASSQTRSVVVEREFAFPPERLWRALTQPHLIEEWLMKNDFKPSVGHRFNLRGEWGGVLDCEVLTIEPQKSLAYTWNFSHEDSAFDLKSVVTFTLTPTSAGTHLRVEQAGFGPTQKQAYGGAHAGWKQFFNKLDEVLARAD
- a CDS encoding ArsR/SmtB family transcription factor, which codes for MSPAPDLLFRTLADPTRRAIFERLCREGEQTVGALTALSGVSQPAVSKHLGALKQAGLVRDRHEGRQTHYSALPGALDPLIDWTSQMAGFWQRRLDALDDLLKRMDQ
- a CDS encoding SUMF1/EgtB/PvdO family nonheme iron enzyme, which gives rise to MGEIRNFKSGNQDGPPPHGPMPRRLAAIIVGDIVSYSRLMQADEEGTHVRVKRIERDLIQPSIVEHHGALVKTTGDGFIAIFDSPVEAVRCSIVIQQNLIGRNASLPKHSRLEYRIGVNLGDVIVEPDDVYGDGVNIATRIEGIAEPGQVYISGAIYEQIKHKVVCGYESLGDRKVKNITDPVRVYRVLPDADAVGKTRSRRENALIFLLSITVMMMAAGVLWYLLAQPGRMGEQAAAPAASPAASPAASPAAATAASPSPRPLPSEAATQTPQPSPSLASSPSPPAPSPSAAPPPEPEMIAIRGGSFAMGSNDDPTERPVHQVTIKPFSIGKYPVTVREWNECAAAKGCGFTATGKDNAPVSNVSWADAQQYVVWLAQAVKKPYRLPSEAEWEYAARGGTQSKYWWGDKLQPGMAGCKDCGDLAAEQPAKVGSFKPNPFGLYDMGGGIDQWVEDCWHRTYQGAPTDGSARTGSDCSSHVLRSGSWKNDSRYVRPSNRDGYDTNVRYPTHGFRVALGP
- a CDS encoding DUF4399 domain-containing protein; this translates as MRIISCAALAAAIALHSGAANSQGKTAPKDAKLYFITPHDGQKVRGGFWVRFGLRNMGVTHAGDEYQNAGHHHLLVDVNEPIDSKEPIPQDKSHLHFGAGQTETLLELPPGTHTLQLVLGDAKHYPFEPPVVSDKITVRVRPPASARK
- a CDS encoding 2-oxoacid:ferredoxin oxidoreductase subunit beta — protein: MTYIAKPKFHHPSLKKNELGYTHRDYEGKISTLCAGCGHDSITASIIEACYELSIEPHRVAKISGIGCSSKTPDYFLGNSHGFNSVHGRMPSVLTGANLANRDLIYLGVSGDGDSASIGFGQFAHSIRRGVNMTYIVENNGVYGLTKGQFSATADRGSKSKKGVTNTDNAIDLVAIALQLGATFVARSFSGDKTQLVPLIAAAIRHKGASFIDVISPCIAFNNHAGSTKSFDYVREHNDAVNRLDVLVGRDPIAVDYAPGTVQMVEQHDGSKIALRKIDADYDPHDRLGAQTFLARHAAKGQIVTGLLYVDPDAEDLHEHLNTVETPLNTLEADTLCPGSAVLDKINASLR
- a CDS encoding 2-oxoacid:acceptor oxidoreductase subunit alpha, which produces MPDKKPLSSVNDFVVRFANVNGSGSASANEMFARAILRHGVPVSPRNIFPSNIQGLPTWYEVRVTEDGHLGARGGVDMMVAMNPQTWDKDVAGIEPGGYLFYDSTKPMPSTKFRDDITVIGVPLTAITNSTYTDPRQRQLFKNIIYLGALSALLDMDPKLIEQLIGEQYKGKEKLLSSNVHALHLGRDWALQNLKCPIGLRVKKSDKVGDRIFIEGNSAAALGAVYGGATVCAWYPITPSSSVAEAFTAHCKKYRHDPETGKAKYAIVQGEDELASIGIVIGASWNGARAFTATSGPGISLMTEFIGLSYFAEIPAVIMNIQRAGPSTGMPTRTQQCDIIACAYASHGDTKHVLLFPEDPAEAFEFAAAAFDLAERLQTTIFLMLDLDIGMNHRLCRPLKWDDAKQYDRGKVMTAEMLEEGRDFGRYLDVDGDGIPYRTYPGTHATKGSYFTRGTSRDRYARYSEEGPVYADNMQRLMRKFETAQDLVPRPLQANAERPTKYGVIYFGSTSPAMDEAIGLLEARGHQLDRMRIRAFPFHSSVASFLAEHDFVYVVEQNRDSQLRQLIVNENGIDPVRLVPIVHYDGSPITARFIAKAIGDHQDHLKVTPLRKAVS